The following proteins come from a genomic window of Mustela lutreola isolate mMusLut2 chromosome 6, mMusLut2.pri, whole genome shotgun sequence:
- the LOC131833910 gene encoding cytochrome c oxidase subunit 6A1, mitochondrial-like, producing the protein MVMAGGSWVSELLSQSGTHVGQSMFSGTHGGEEGSAQMWKALPYFLALPDVGSMLNVFLKSHHREHGEPQVHRLPHSCTRSKPFPRRDDSHTLFHNSHMNPLPTTYENE; encoded by the coding sequence TTTCTGAGCTGCTAAGTCAGTCAGGGACACATGTGGGGCAATCCATGTTCAGTGGCACCCATGGCGGTGAGGAGGGCTCTGCTCAGATGTGGAAGGCCCTCCCATACTTCTTAGCGCTCCCCGATGTGGGGAGTATGCTAAACGTCTTCCTGAAGTCACATCACAGAGAGCATGGAGAGCCCCAAGTTCATCGCCTACCTCATTCCTGCACCAGGTCAAAGCCCTTTCCCAGGCGAGATGATAGTCACACTCTATTCCATAATTCTCACATGAATCCACTTCCAACCACCTATGAAAATGAGTAA